The Halomonas sp. THAF5a genome segment AGGCCGCGGCCAGCGTCGATGCGCTCTCGGGCGGGCGCCTGCTGCTGGGCGTCGCCTCGGGCGACAGGCCCGAGGAGTACCCCGCGCTCAACCACGCCTTCTCGGAGCGCGGGGCCAGCTTCCGCGAGAGCTTCGCCTATATCCAGCGCATGTGGGAGGACTCGCCGGCCTTCGACAATCGCCACGGGCGCCTCGAGGGCACCATGGACATGCTGCCGAAACCGGCATCGGGCCGGCTGCCGCTGATCGTGACGGGCGGCAGCCAGCAGAGCCCGGAGTGGATCGCCGGCCATGGCGATGGCTGGATGCTCTATCCGCGAGCGCTCGAGACACAGGCGCGCATCCTAGACGACTGGCGCGCTCGCACTCGGGCGCTGGGCAGGGGCGTGCGACCGGCGATGCAACCGCTCTACATCGACCTGAACCCCGATCCTGATGCGGCCCCCGAGCCGATCCACCTCGGGCTGCGCGTTGGCGTACGCGCCCTTCGCCACTACCTGGAGACGCTCGAGGCCATCGGGGTCAACCACGTCGCACTGAACCTGCGCTTCAACCAGGCGGATATCGACGACACCCTCTATCGTCTTGCCGACGATATCCTGCCCGCCTTTTCCCCCCAAGGAGAGACACGACCGTGAAGACCATTCTCATGACGGGATCGACCGATGGCATCGGCCTGGCCACGGCCGAGAGGCTCGTCCGACAGGGCCACCGGGTGCTGATCCACGGCCGGAACCCCGAGAAGCTTCAAGCCACGCAGGCGCGCCTGTCCGCCGCGACGGAACGCCCGAACGTGGAGGGCCACGTGGCGGATCTTTCACGCCTGGCGGACGTCGAGGACCTGGCAGAGGCGGTCGCGAGTCGACACGCAAGGCTCGATGTCCTGATTAACAATGCCGGGGTCTTCCGGGTTCCCGATCCCCTCACGGACGATGGGCTCGATGTGCGCTTCGCCGTCAACACCATCGCCCCCTATCTGCTGACCCGACGGCTGCTGCCGCTGATGGCAGCGGGCGCGAGAGTGATCAACCTCTCCTCCGCCGCCCAGGCCCCGGTGGACATCGACGCCCTCGCCGGCCGGGGACGGCTGGACGATGAGTTCTCCGCCTACGCACAGAGCAAGCTGGCCCTCACCATGTGGTCGCGCCACCTGGCCATGACGCTGAACGACCGGGCCCCGGCCATCATCGCCGTCAACCCAGGCTCCCTGCTCGGCAGCAAGATGGTGAAAGAGGGGTTCGGCGTGGCCGGCAATGATCTCCAGATCGGCGTCGATATCCTGAACCGAGCGGCCCTGGACGACGCCTTCGCCCACGCCACCGGGCAGTACTTCGACAACGACGCCAAGCGCTTCGCGTCCCCCCACGCCGATGCACTGGAGGCGGCGAAGTGCGAGCGCGTGGTGCGGGTCATCGAGGACGTGCTGGCGAGGCTTGGCACCCCGGCGACAGGGCCGTGACACCCGGCGTCGCCCCCTTTACACCTGTAACGGGGGCGACGAAGGTCGTATCTCGCGGTAATGGCGGAGCTCGTAACTTGAAGGAAGCATAACGACAACACCATGACGCGCCCGTTCGCCGGCGCAAGGCCATGACCATGAGCAACGTCCCATCCCCGCGCACGCCGTCACCGCGAGAACATGTCGAGGCCATCCTGCGCTCCCTCGACCACCCCGACGCTGGCGACAATGCCGTGATCGAGCGCTCCTGGCGCCGCTGCATCGACCGCTACGGCCTCGACCCCAACGCGCCCCGTCCCCCCGCTACGTCCCCGACCGCACCCTGCGCGAGCACCAGGACCAGGCCGACGCCCTGATCCAGGTGGCCCGAGCCGGGGTGGAACAGCTCTATCGTCAGGTGCGGCCGCTGGACTATGTGGTGTTGCTCGCCGATGCCCGAGGCATCGCCGTGCAGTTTCTCGGGGAGCGCGGCGCCCAACGCGAGCACCAGCGCACCGGCCTCTACCTGGGGGCCGACTACAGCGAGGCGTACGCCGGCACCAGCGC includes the following:
- a CDS encoding SDR family NAD(P)-dependent oxidoreductase; translation: MKTILMTGSTDGIGLATAERLVRQGHRVLIHGRNPEKLQATQARLSAATERPNVEGHVADLSRLADVEDLAEAVASRHARLDVLINNAGVFRVPDPLTDDGLDVRFAVNTIAPYLLTRRLLPLMAAGARVINLSSAAQAPVDIDALAGRGRLDDEFSAYAQSKLALTMWSRHLAMTLNDRAPAIIAVNPGSLLGSKMVKEGFGVAGNDLQIGVDILNRAALDDAFAHATGQYFDNDAKRFASPHADALEAAKCERVVRVIEDVLARLGTPATGP
- a CDS encoding LLM class oxidoreductase; translation: MLTPIDDAGFPSINRGYQRVFRPNRLSLGLVVPLERYPTGPVPTMHDQATRIQLAETLGFGAVWLRDVPFNVPSFGDAGQVHDPFVYLGLLAGQTTRIALGVASIVLPLRHPAHVAKAAASVDALSGGRLLLGVASGDRPEEYPALNHAFSERGASFRESFAYIQRMWEDSPAFDNRHGRLEGTMDMLPKPASGRLPLIVTGGSQQSPEWIAGHGDGWMLYPRALETQARILDDWRARTRALGRGVRPAMQPLYIDLNPDPDAAPEPIHLGLRVGVRALRHYLETLEAIGVNHVALNLRFNQADIDDTLYRLADDILPAFSPQGETRP